The DNA window TCCACAGGAATGAAGTAAATACTCAAAGGAATAATAGAAGTAAAAGGAGTACgtttttctaaatgcaaaaaGAATACCCTATCACCTAAAAACTGTGAAcctttctaagaaaataaatatatatatatattaatttcttccAGTTAGAGTGAGTTAACATAATATACCCTTCATACTACTTATCAGATAACtaagacaaaagaaacaaatgctggatcaaaataaataaataaataaaataccaatGTAGAAAATACActacattttaaagacaaaacagtcattttcaattaaaagtgTCTCAAAGCTAATCATACATTTGTGAAACTGTTTACCAAATcatgggaaaatgtttttttctttttttttcgtCTTAAATTAGATGAGCAGTTGTCACTCACTTGTAAATGCCAGCAAAATGTAGAAAacctggaaaataaagcagacgAATCTCTGGCTCACTTCACTGAGCCACTGGATGTAAGGGATTCTGAAGAAAAGGGAACAGATCACGAAATCAAGGATCAGAGTAGTTCAGATGTGTCTGAAGATAGAGACGATGTGTcagacaatgaaaaagaaagaaagaaggaaaagaactgCACTCCTCCAATGTTCTCttctctggaaaatgaaatccttGCTACAGCAACTTTCGATGAATCAGGAGGTTCATCAACAGGAAAAATTACAGTGTGGGGCAAACCAGACTCTGCAAAGCCTGTTAGTTTGGCTACCGGAATAATTACTGCAGAGGTAAAACACAGGTCTTTTAATGTGAAAGTAGAAATTAAgaatgtttctttgtttgattCTGGAACAAACCTTGtggctgagaaaaggaaaagttcaAAGAACAATAAACACTGCCATGAAAGACATTACCAGAAAAGCCAGTGTTCAAGATGTCCAAAATACCAATGTCCTCCAAATGACCATTCAGAAGTAGACATTTGGAAGTGTAAGGGAACTTCTACACACAAAATTCAAACTGCTCTCAACAAGAATGCCTCACTGAAAATGAACattgaaggaaaggaaattaaagtagaatatattaacaaaaagaaaaacctaaaaGTTAACATCAAACCTGGTACACAGAGGAAAACCTGCAACAAGGAATGTGAAGATACATATTGGAATGAAATGGATTGTTATGTAACAAAGGCACCTTGCAATACAGATTGTGAGtcacatttttgctttcatgaaaaagaagaatttatatTCCCAGATGGATCCATACTTCTTCCTCCGCCTAAAGAATTTGCTGACTGTGACAAAATGCATTTAGATACTATTGCAGAGGGGGTCTCTTCATATCCTGCTAATGACGGAGAGGAACCTGACAGCCTCTCTACAGCCTTGAGAATTTGGGAGGGGGAAAATTACTTCTGtaaacataacaaaaatgaGTATGAAGACcacaacaatgaaaaagaagacttctcaaaagacaaaatacttttctcaaAAATGAATAATACAAACTGTCTTCTAGCCAGTAATACCTTGAATAATTCAAACACTGGGAAGGAGCACATCAATAAGAATAGTGCAACAGctcaagaaagaaataacatttacaaGTGCAATGGCACAGGGCAAACACCAGCAAGAAGAAAGTCTTTTCCTGATACTACCCTTGATGTACCATCACCATTTCACCCTAGAAGGGATTCTGGCTTCTATTCATTACCATCCTTGTCATTAAAAGTACCACCTAAGGAGACCAAAGCAGACATCTGTGGCAAGAACTCACACATTCATAACCACTGTACAGAACTTTGTATGTGTCCTGACTTGACCTCTTCACTGAGAAATTCGAAAGGTCTTAAGTCTACATATCAGTATGCTTTCACTTCATTTGATCATAATATTGCCATTTATCCATCTGAGCCTGAAGAAAGTCTAGATGACACTTGCTTACTGAATGACTATGCAGACTATGTGGGGCAAGatgaggaaacagaagaaatactaaTGGAGAGTCTTCGCTCCATTGATActataaatgagaaaaaagaaaaagggcgTACAGAGTCTTTGAGAAACCTAGCCATATGGGAGGAAGACAGTGAGTCTACTGAAGATGTTTTAGATGGAGAAACACCAGAGTACAACCATCTAGAGAAGCATGTAGATTTACGGAACAAAGCTCAGCTGGTACAGGTCTCTCCACCTTCTAGGACCCCTGCAGGTGAACCTTTTAGTGACAAGGAAAATACTAATTCTGCTTCTATAGAATGCATTCCAAACCGACTTTCAGCCATACAGAAAAACGTTCAGCCACCCTCCACAGAGCCTGAcataacaaagaaaaggagaggatcAGTAATGACTGTAATAACTGGAGAACTAGAACAAAGACTCATTGTCCAAGGTGATACTAAATTGGTACCTGATCCCTTTGGCTCTGCAGTAAGAAAAGAGCCTAAACTTTTCTGTAGTatacaagaaaaatctttgctaTCCCCCGTGATATTGGATCTTGAGGATCATGACATAGATAATGAAttagaaagcttttctgaaatacaaggTATTTCTGGGAATACCCTTCCTGAAATCAATTGCCATAATGATTCTGTACAGACAGCCATATTATCTCTCTCTTCAGCttatactgaaaagaaagaaattttcataGAACGATCACATATCAACGAAAGAACAGAGAACCTTTGTGGTAAACAATCACCTGATGATAGCATAAGAACAGATGCTGGAGCAAATCAACTACCTCAGTTAGCCAAATCCACCTCCGATGAAGTTGAGAAAAAGgttgaaatgaaagaagattTTCAACAGAATATAGATTTCCCCCTATCATCAGTAAAACAGATTAGTCAGAAAGGTAGGTATTCTAAGATTTTTATAGTTAATGTCCCTTACACACCTCTGCATAGTTGTCTTAGTGCTCTAGTGACATctttggaaaaatgaaagtatgTTATGTCCTCACAAAAAGATGATATTGGTATACTTTAGCCATTTGGTTATACTATGCAGTTATCATATTGAGGATCCTAGGAGTGATTTTGTAATcaagtaatttaaattttaaaaataaagaaatatttaaagcaacTTTGCTCAAGAAGTAGTTTTCCTGTGCTAAACAGTCAACCCATCTGATGCTTCTGGTGAGAGAAGCAAACACCAAAACAGTATGGGAGTTTTGAGGTTGGCATGTGGCATATAATCAGAGCTCTGGTCATAATTTCAAAATCACATAAATCTATTTTTGGAATCTATGGTTTCTAAGCAAATATTGAATTCTAAGTACATCTAGGTCCTAATTATGGCTGAGCCTTTACATGACATAGAATTACCACAGCAGATCATTTaaccttcctttctcctctatttATACAGCTAAGAAAACTGcatattaaaaaagattttttttcgCAAATTTCTTATCATCCCTTCTGTAATCCATTCATCTATATCCGTAATTGGTCATTTAAAAGGAGTGTTCTGaatcataaaaatgtaaaaatgtacaGGGACACTGCACACTGCAGTGTAAGCTTTTTATATTACATCTATACACATGAATatgtataaacatatttttgtgtgtatatttgAAATATCACTCCAAAGCccttaatctttctttttctttttaattttaatcattaTACGCAAATATAATTCAGATAATCCTCTGTAGAAGAGATTGTTTCCAGCAGGTTTGGAGGTTAGGGCTTTTTTACTGTTGAAAAATATGTACTTCCTTATCATGGTTAAAACTATTCAAGAATCTTAGTAAAAAGTGCCAGTgagtttttaatactttttcaaGTTCACAATATCTGCAGAAAATACTGCTATGTCCTCCAAGactgttttcttatgttttttatttgtttgtttcttgattTTGGCACTGGTAATGGAAATTTCAAATAAACCTGAAGTTTGCTATTGACTAAATAGACAGATATACAGATAGATATGGTTACATTGGTTAATAtctaaaataatacaataagTGGAGGATTAATTAAATGTTCCTTAGAACAAGGTACGGATAGAAGATACTGAAGGAAGCCTGCATGCTCAAAAACATTAGACCTCAATGGTttaatggtttaatttttatgcagcataaaaatgcttttgtcttgCAACTGCAAGGTGTGGTTATttgttgcattattttttaatcctcccctcttttcttttgcccCTTACTAAGAATTATATAACTGTGTGCTCTCTCTTAGCTATCACCTTATCTGGATTGTCCCACCCAAAACCTGTAACTTTGtccctctttcagtttatgGTCAAATTTTGGTTTTCTATCTGTGAAATTCTTAGTGATGCTGTGGAGGTCCTACCTTAAATGAGTAAATTTGTACATCCAGAAAGAAGTATAGGcatgcaaatttttaaaatttgttaatGTGAATCAAAGTCCGCTTGTAATGTAGGAATACAAACCTACTCAGCCAAGACACTGGGCACACAAGGCAATGTGAGGCTTACTGTGCTCAATAATTCAGTGAcactggaaaggaaatgtgGCAGTTTTCAACAATGGGTGACacagaggaaaatgtgttttgttgatAAGTTTTCAACAATGGggaacacagaggaaaaacagatgaaaatgttGTTAACAAGTTTGGAGAAAGGAGTCTGAGCAATCTAGAAGTCTGATGATGGTGTGGGAACTTAGTTATTATCAGAGGGACAAGGACTCATGCAAAGGGCATTACAAgaaattttccactttttccagTGTAACCCTATCTGCCTTTGTTGGTAGACACAGGTGCATTTTCAGAAGGGAATCCAATACAAAGTCTTAcaattgttgttttctttgaaatggtaatagaataaaataaatttctattgCTGTACTTAGAAAGAagcctaaaataaaaatacagatccTTTTATCTACATTCGTCTTGCAAGactttaatgtttaaaaatactttatatatcTACATACTGACCACTTCAAAAATGTACAAGCACTTGTAAATAAAATCCATGAACAATTAACTTACTTCTGTATAAAAATGCCATACAAATGGTTGTATAGGTATTTAAGTACAAGTGCAACTATCACACTGTAGTCACATGCACTTTCCTCTGCATGAATACATCAACAAGTCTAAGAAGTATAGTTTATGGGTATTTTGAGTgttatttgatattttcatttctgtgttagCAAAGATATTCTTGTATTTATAATGTGAAAATGTAAAACCGTATAATTTCTCACGTTCCTTACAAACAATGTCTGGTTATAATTTAGACttgaaatcagaaatgaataaaaacagaaagataccATTAATGAAAGATGCCAGAGCCAGTGACAGCTCCCAGGAAGAAGCAATAGACCAATGGGCCAGGAGACGGAAACAGttcaaagacagcaaaaaatgcAGTTCAACTGGTGGAAGTTCCATAACCAGCACAATCACTGAAGGATCAAGTGAGTATATTAGTcttacagttttattattttttctttatgcagttGACACTCTGTCAGGACTTTCAGCCAAGGAAACTGATCTTCCATTCATAACCTGAGTCTCTATCTTTGTTATCATAAGCAAGAATAGTTTATCTGACTGAACTCTGATCATGGGAGTCAGTAGCAGAAAAatatggctggaaaaaaaaaaaaaaagaaagaaaagtagattGTACCATCCTTGTCCAGATGCAATAAACCCTAGGACAATCACTAGACTTAGACAAGTAATCACTTATGGCAGCAGCTTTGAGGGTGCAACAAAAGCCACAGTCCTGTTGTCTGTTTTGCTTATGTTAAAGACGTGGTGAGCTGGGAGTCCTTCTCTCCTTATTAAGACACCCACCCACTCCAGCTTTTATCTTCAGATTTGCTGCCTAGATTGTCTTTCCTTGTCCCTATAGTTATTGGAACAGTTAGTCCTGCAACTGTCTCATTATGAAATCTGTCACCTCACCATATGCTTGAGTTTATACCAAATTCAGTAGCTTAAATCATATGGTAAAGAATTATAAAGATGAACTGTTTAatgcttttacttttcctgCAGATGGAGTCCCCAAGCAAGGGTTGCACATTCTAAGATAAAGCATATGTGCTACTTCGTAACACCACCTTTGCCTCCTCTTTTGCTATTTTAACTAACAAGGTTAAAGGTAAAAGGTAAAAGGTACTTTTTaacagatgaagaaatgcaCACTTTCCAGTGGAATTATTTTGTGCTAGAATGTTTACTTTCAGTgagggaatcacagaatggctgaggttggcagggacctctggagatcatctgatccagcccctctgctccagcaggtccACCTGtggcaggttgcccaggaccatgtccagacagctgTTGAGATcaccaaggagggagactctaccacctctctgggcaacttctGTCAGTGCCCCGTTACCCACCCACATTAAATTgtttcctggtgttcagagggaacctgtgttccagtttgtgaccattgcttcttgtcctgttaCTGAGCACCACTGAAGACGGCCTGGCTCCATCCTTTTTGCACCCTCTCTTGAGGAAttatagacattgatgagatcccccctgAGCCATCATTCAGATCATAAATAAAAACGTTAAGCTACTTATTGGCCTCCAGCAAGACTCTGCACCACTGATCACCAAACACTGGGTTCAGCCATTCAGtcagttttcagtccacctcactgtctgcccATCCAGCCCATGCATCCACAGCTTATCTGTGAGGATTGTATGGAGACTGTGTgaaaggccttactgaagtccGGGAAGaaaacatccactgctctcccctcatccatcaGGCTGGTTATTTCATTGAAGAAGCTTATCAAATTGGTCAAGCATGGCTTCCCCTCGGTGAACCCATGATGACTACTCTTGatgattttcttgcttttcatgtGCCTAGAAATGGTGTCCAGGGTTAGCTTCTCCGTCACCTTTCCAGGaacagaggtgaggctgaccagtGTCTAattccctgggtcctccttcttacccttcttgaaaatagAATTGACATCTTCTTTCCTCCGGTCTTCAGGCACTTCTCCCAGTCACCATGGTTGTTCAAAGATTACTGAGAGTGGCTTCACAATGATatctgccagctccttcagtaTTCATGGCTGTATCCTATCAGGGCCCAAGGAGTAAACATATGTCCTGTTTGCCCAAGTATTCCCTTACCTGATCTTCCACCAAGGGTACATCTGTTTTGCTCTAGGCTTTTCCCTTGGTTTCTGGGACCTGCCATTCCTGAGGGCCAGTCTTGCTACCAAAGCACTCactacctcagccttttccatgtcCTGTGTAACCAAGTCACCTGTCTCATTCAGCAGTGGACCCACATAATCATTAGTCTTCTGTCACCAATGTACTTTAAGAAGTTATTCTCATCTTTGATATCCCTGGCCAGCTTCAATTCCATTTgtgctttagctttcctaacttCATCCCTAGATGCTCAGATAATGTCCCCGTATTCCTCTCAGATCACCCATCATTAGTTCCACCCTCTGtatgtttttgcatttgaatcTGGCCCAgaagctccttgttcatccacacaggcctcctggcatttttgcctgactttCTATTTGTTGGGATGGATGTCTCTTGAGCATGGAGTAGGTGATTCttgaatacattaaaaaaaaaaaaaagttttattggGCCCCTTTTCATCCAGGAATTTATCTCACAGGACTCTTCCAACCAGGTCTCTGAAAGAGGCCAGtgtgctctcctgaagtccagggttgtgATCTCACATTTCACCCCACCTCCTTACCTCAGAATTCTGAAGTTCATCATCTCATGGTTACTGCAGCAAAAGCTGCCTTTGACCTTAACTTTCCCAACAAGTCCTTTGTTGTGGGTGAGTATGAGGTCCAgcagagcacctctcctcattGGTTTCTCTATCACTTGGAGGAGCAAGATATCAATGCTATCGCTGCTATCACAGAAATGTTGTGGGACAAATTCCACAGCTGGAACACTGGGCTACaagtttttcagaagagataggcAGGGAAGTAGGGGAAGGGGTGTTGCTGTCTATGTTAGGGAATGGATTGATTGCAAAGAGCTgactctgagaaacagccacggagaggttgagagcttgtgggtaaaAGTTAAGGACTGGACCAATAAAAGACACCTTGGAtttggggtctactacaggccacctgatcaaggggagcctgttgatgaggccttcttgcttcaaTTACAAGAAGTGTCATGCTTGCATGCTCTCATCCTGTTGGAGGAATTCCTGGTCCAGttattagacaaaccaaccaaaggAGAAGCATTACTGGGCCTGGTGCTCACTAATGcagatgaactcattaaagaggttaagataGGAGAAAACctgggctgcagtgactgtgctgtggctgagtttgtgatctcaaggaaTGTGGGCCTGGCAAAGAGTAAAGTCAGGATGCTGAATATCCAAAGAGCAAAATTCCAGatatttaaagacctagtggatgagatcccctgggACAATGTCCTTAGGAACAAATGAGCTGAACAGAGATGGCagctctttaaggatgtttttcttaaaacacaagAGTTCTCCCTCCCATGTATAAGAAAGCAGTTTGGGAGGGCAGAAAActgggatggctgagcaaggacctgttGGTCAAACTGGAGcgcaagaaggaaatgcatagTCAGTGGAAGCAGGGGCACATGGCCTGTAAAGAGTACAGGGATGGTGTCTGGATATGTAAGGATGGGATCaagaaagccaaggcacagatggaactgagcttggcaagggatgcaaagaataacaagaaaggATTCTGTAGGTATATTGCTCACAAAAGAAAGGCCAAAGAGTGCGTACCCCCTatgatggatgagaagggaaaaCTGGTGTCAACAGACAAGTAGAAGGCAGAGGCACTCAACAACTTCTTGCTTCTGTGGGCAGGCTTCCCATGTCCCTTGAGTCTCTGAACCTCTAGGTGAGGGCTGGGGaagcaaagtcccacccactgtaagtgaagagcaagtttgagaccacctgatgaaactgaacatgtacaagtctatggggccgGATGCCATGCATCACAGGGTCCTGATGGAACTGGCTGATGAAGCTGCCAAGCCATTGTCCATCttatttgagaagtcatggcagCCAAGCcaagtccctggtgactggaaaaagggtaacatcactcccattttcaaaaagggtagaaagagggatctggggaactacagcccagtgagcctcacctccatGCCTGGCAAGATtgtggaaaagatcctcctggaagcaatatcaaagcacatgcaagacaaagaggtgatcctaggcagccagcatggcttcagcaagggcaaatcatgcctgaccaatctggtggccttctatgatcAAGTGACAGCATCAGCAACCAATGACATCCACCTgaacttctgtaaggcctttgacacagttccacatgacatcctgatctccaaattggagagatataGATTTAATGGGTGGACCATgcagtggataaggagttggctggACGGTTGCATGCAGAGAGGGatggtcaatggctctatgtccaggtggaggccggtgacgagtggtgtccctcagcgGTCTGTCCCaggaccagtactgtttaatgtatttatcagtggcatagacagtgggattgagtgcaccctcggcaaatttgcagatgactccaagctgagtggtgcagttgatacaacagaaagaagagaagccatccaaagggacctgggcaggcttgaGAAGTCagcccatgtgaacctaattattttcaacaattccaaGGGCAAGgagctgcacctgggtcagggcaatcccagatgtgagtacagactgggagaagaactcattgagagcagccctgcgggaaggacttgggggttctggtggatgaaaagctcaacatgagccagcagtgcgtgcttgcagtccagaaggccaactgcatcctgggctgcatcaaaagacatacggccagcaggttgagggaggtgatcatccccaTCTATTCTGCATTTGTATGGCCACACTTGGAGTGCTTGCACCCTagtctggggcccccagcagaAGAAGGATGTAGAGGTCCAGAGGACAGCCACGAAGATTATcagagtgctggagcacctctcctatgaaaataGACCAGGAGAGTTGGAGATGTTCGttttgaagaagagaaggctccagggagagctcattgcagcttttcagtacttaaaggacAACTTTCTACTTGGGCAGATAAAGATAGGACAagggaaaatggttttaaactaaatgaggggagatttagattacacgttaggaggaaattcttcactcagagggtggtgaggcactggaacatgttgcctggagaagttgtggatttctcatccctggaagtgttcaagaccaggttggacaacctgatctagtgggtggcatccctgcctatggcaggggggctggaccattctgtgattcaatgaATGCACTCCAAgacctcctggattgcttatGTTCTGCTCTGTTGTCCCTCCAGCAGATACTGGGGTGTTTGAAGTTACCCATGAGGACGAGGTCCTGCAAATGTGAGGTTTCTTCTGTCAAGCTGTACAGGCCTCATCCACTTGTTCTTCCTGGCGAGGTGACCTGTAGCAGACACCCAGTATAGCGTCAGCTTTACTTGTGACCTCTCCTTAATCCTAACACCTACACTCTCAGTCAACCACTCATCCACACCCAGGCAGAGCAATATGCACCCTAGCTGCTCTCTAACACAAAGAGCAACACCCCCTCCTCAGCTTCCcagcctgtccttcctaaagagcctgtGTCCTTGCATCGCAACACCAATCATGGGAGCCACATGTCCGTGATGCCAAAAAGATCACAACCCTGCAGCTGCATACAGGTCTCTAACTCATCTTGTCATGTTCCCCATGCTCTGTGCATTAGTGTACCAGCACTTAACAAAAGGTGTTCCAGCATACTGTTCCTAGAAAAGTTTTGAGAGATTTTTCCATAATGGTGCCTTGTAGGCACTTTCTTGCTTACATGCAAGTGCTGGAGGTGCACCCACTTAAGTCCcattttattgattttgttATGCCTTCCTCTTGCTTTCATCCCATGTCCTTTGCTCAGAAACCCTGTCCATCACTCCCTCACAGGGCTGCCAGTTACTCTCTCCCTTCCTGACCCTTCCTACTTTAAAGCCCTCCTTATGAAACCAGCCATCCTGTTGGCAAAAATAGGTTTGTCCTGCTTAGTGAGCTGGGTTCCATCCTTCTCAAGCAAACACTGGTCCACAAACAGGTTTATGGTCATACAATCCAAAGCCCTGTCCCAAGATCCATTTTGCAGCCAGATTTTTGGTCTATCCCATTAGTGCCCTTCTCACACCCATTCCCTTTACCAACTGTATTGAGGAGAAAATTACATGGGCTGCCATGCCCTTGACCACTGCCTCCAGAGCTCACTAGTCACTGTTGATACTGCCCAGGTTTCCCCAGCAGTATCATTTCTGCCCATGTGGAGTAACAGCAAGGGGTAGTCATCAGAGCATTGAACAAACTTAGGTAGTCTGTTCAC is part of the Cygnus olor isolate bCygOlo1 chromosome Z, bCygOlo1.pri.v2, whole genome shotgun sequence genome and encodes:
- the LOC121061849 gene encoding uncharacterized protein LOC121061849, producing MSRKRRKSYKGRKNSDSREYEQLSLTCKCQQNVENLENKADESLAHFTEPLDVRDSEEKGTDHEIKDQSSSDVSEDRDDVSDNEKERKKEKNCTPPMFSSLENEILATATFDESGGSSTGKITVWGKPDSAKPVSLATGIITAEVKHRSFNVKVEIKNVSLFDSGTNLVAEKRKSSKNNKHCHERHYQKSQCSRCPKYQCPPNDHSEVDIWKCKGTSTHKIQTALNKNASLKMNIEGKEIKVEYINKKKNLKVNIKPGTQRKTCNKECEDTYWNEMDCYVTKAPCNTDCESHFCFHEKEEFIFPDGSILLPPPKEFADCDKMHLDTIAEGVSSYPANDGEEPDSLSTALRIWEGENYFCKHNKNEYEDHNNEKEDFSKDKILFSKMNNTNCLLASNTLNNSNTGKEHINKNSATAQERNNIYKCNGTGQTPARRKSFPDTTLDVPSPFHPRRDSGFYSLPSLSLKVPPKETKADICGKNSHIHNHCTELCMCPDLTSSLRNSKGLKSTYQYAFTSFDHNIAIYPSEPEESLDDTCLLNDYADYVGQDEETEEILMESLRSIDTINEKKEKGRTESLRNLAIWEEDSESTEDVLDGETPEYNHLEKHVDLRNKAQLVQVSPPSRTPAGEPFSDKENTNSASIECIPNRLSAIQKNVQPPSTEPDITKKRRGSVMTVITGELEQRLIVQGDTKLVPDPFGSAVRKEPKLFCSIQEKSLLSPVILDLEDHDIDNELESFSEIQGISGNTLPEINCHNDSVQTAILSLSSAYTEKKEIFIERSHINERTENLCGKQSPDDSIRTDAGANQLPQLAKSTSDEVEKKVEMKEDFQQNIDFPLSSVKQISQKGRYSKIFIVNVPYTPLHSCLSALVTSLEK